One Ricinus communis isolate WT05 ecotype wild-type chromosome 2, ASM1957865v1, whole genome shotgun sequence DNA segment encodes these proteins:
- the LOC8265301 gene encoding U-box domain-containing protein 4, protein MEMETRASFTYMGRSFGNTSVNDDSSAFSDCNSDRSGEFPTASSESRRLLIACAAENSDDFIRQLVLDLESCSIDEQKQAAMEIRLLAKNKPENRLKIVKAGALKPLISLISCSDSQLQEYGVTAILNLSLCDENKEVIASSGAIKPLVRALKTGTSTAKENAACALLRLSQVEENKVAIGRSGSIPLLVNLLETGGFRGKKDAATALYSLCSVKENKMRAVQAGIMKPLVELMADFESNMVDKSAFVLSLLVSVTEARTALVEEGGIPVLVEIIEVGSQRQKEIAVAILLQICEDNLMRRAMVVREGAIPPLIALSQSGTNRAKQKAETLIDLLRQPRSGNAAARTPDVSV, encoded by the exons ATGGAGATGGAAACTCGAGCAAGTTTCACTTACATGGGAAGGAGCTTTGGCAACACGAGTGTTAACGATGATTCTTCTGCTTTTAGCGATTGCAACAGCGACAGATCCGGAGAGTTCCCTACGGCGTCGTCTGAGAGTAGGCGATTATTAATAGCTTGCGCAGCGGAGAATTCTGACGATTTTATCCGCCAGCTTGTATTGGATCTCGAATCATGTTCTATCGACGAGCAAAAACAAGCGGCCATGGAGATTAGACTCCTCGCCAAGAATAAACCAGAGAATCGTCTCAAAATTGTTAAAGCAGGCGCGCTTAAGCCTTTGATTTCATTAATATCCTGTTCGGATTCTCAGCTTCAAGAATACGGTGTCACagcaattttgaatttatctTTATGTGATGAGAATAAAGAAGTGATTGCTTCGTCAGGAGCGATTAAGCCATTAGTTAGGGCTTTAAAAACAGGGACATCAACTGCTAAAGAAAACGCAGCATGTGCTTTGCTACGTCTCTCACAAGTAGAAGAAAACAAAGTCGCAATCGGACGATCAGGGTCGATTCCGCTTTTAGTGAACTTACTCGAGACCGGAGGATTTCGCGGGAAAAAAGATGCAGCAACAGCTTTATATTCGTTATGTTCggtgaaagaaaataagatgAGGGCCGTCCAAGCTGGGATCATGAAACCATTAGTGGAATTAATGGCTGATTTTGAGTCAAACATGGTTGATAAGTCAGCGTTTGTTTTGAGTCTTCTGGTTTCGGTTACGGAAGCGAGAACGGCGTTAGTCGAGGAAGGAGGGATACCGGTTCTGGTAGAGATAATCGAGGTTGGTTCTCAAAGGCAAAAAGAGATTGCTGTTGCTATTTTATTGCAGATTTGTGAGGATAATTTAATGCGTCGTGCTATGGTGGTTCGTGAAGGTGCGATTCCTCCTTTGATTGCTTTGTCACAGTCCGGTACCAATCGCGCCAAACAAAAG GCGGAAACACTGATAGATCTTCTACGGCAACCAAGATCCGGGAACGCCGCTGCCAGAACACCAGACGTGTCTGTATGA
- the LOC8265298 gene encoding increased DNA methylation 1: MRKTKRVIFQNYQRENDHNVSPAKPKRGRPKKLRDDLTGKQPTLVQEPSKRVEKMSSSNRNPNNTILSCLIDNNVVVEGAKVYYRPVKIRPKLTEGRITRYGIECDCCQKIFALSEFEVHAGSTRHRPSANIILYDGRTLTDCQEELAGEGKRGRITRIHKTKNPKEELPSEGKRERITGNPDSKTTRRKKVGHSNNVDSDNICSFCYYGGDLVLCDRCPSAFHKDCLGLKEVPDGEWFCPFCCCNICGQNKLLDNDVQQDGFILSCDQCPRKFHVACARSRGLIKLERKSTCYSWFCSDKCEYVFSGLQHLLGKSVPVGTDNLTWTLLKRVEPDCFDLEVLSANNSKLKLALEVMHECFEPAKDAFTGKDLVEDVIFSSGSNLNRLNFLGFYTVLLERNNELTTAANVRVFGDKVAEVPFVATKFQYRRLGMCRVLMNELERQLLNLGVEKLVLPAAFSTLETWIKGFGFSVMTDSDKKAHSDYPILFFQGTVLCQKFLKRSLLQD, encoded by the coding sequence ATGAGGAAAACTAAGAGAGTAATTTTCCAAAATTATCAAAGGGAAAACGATCACAATGTGAGCCCTGCAAAGCCGAAAAGGGGAAGACCAAAGAAATTAAGAGATGACCTGACAGGCAAGCAACCCACCTTAGTACAAGAACCGAGCAAAAGAGTTGAGAAGATGAGTTCTTCAAATCGCAATCCTAATAATACCATTTTGTCTTGTTTAATTGACAATAATGTAGTGGTAGAGGGAGCAAAAGTGTATTACCGTCCTGTCAAGATTCGTCCTAAATTGACAGAAGGGAGGATAACTCGTTATGGAATTGAATGCGATTGTTGTCAGAAGATTTTTGCCCTCTCAGAATTTGAAGTTCATGCTGGTAGCACAAGACACAGGCCATCtgcaaatattatattatatgatgGCAGAACATTGACTGATTGTCAGGAGGAACTGGCAGGTGAGGGTAAAAGGGGGAGAATCACAAGAATTCATAAGACGAAGAACCCTAAGGAGGAACTGCCAAGTGAGGGTAAAAGGGAGAGAATCACAGGAAATCCTGATAGTAAGACTACTAGGAGGAAGAAGGTAGGACACAGCAATAATGTTGATAGCGATAACATATGTTCGTTTTGCTATTATGGAGGTGATTTAGTTTTATGTGATCGATGTCCATCAGCCTTCCATAAAGATTGCCTTGGTCTGAAGGAAGTTCCTGATGGGGAATGGTTCTGCCCATTCTGCTGTTGCAACATTTGCGGCCAAAACAAATTACTAGACAATGATGTTCAGCAAGATGGTTTCATTCTCAGTTGTGACCAATGCCCACGTAAATTTCATGTTGCATGTGCAAGGAGTAGAGGACTAATCAAGTTAGAAAGGAAAAGTACCTGTTATAGTTGGTTTTGCAGTGATAAGTGCGAATATGTATTCTCAGGGCTCCAACATCTTTTGGGAAAATCAGTACCAGTTGGCACAGATAATCTCACTTGGACATTGCTGAAACGAGTGGAGCCTGATTGTTTTGATCTTGAGGTCTTATCAGCTAACAACAGCAAACTGAAGCTTGCTCTTGAAGTGATGCATGAGTGCTTTGAACCAGCTAAAGATGCCTTCACGGGTAAAgatcttgttgaagatgtgATCTTTAGTAGTGGATCTAACCTAAATCGCTTGAACTTCCTAGGATTTTACACAGTTCTTCTAGAAAGGAATAATGAATTAACAACTGCTGCTAATGTGCGCGTCTTTGGAGATAAGGTGGCTGAGGTACCCTTTGTCGCTACCAAGTTTCAATATCGAAGACTGGGAATGTGCAGGGTGTTGATGAATGAGCTTGAGAGACAACTTCTGAACTTGGGTGTGGAGAAGTTAGTTCTGCCTGCTGCCTTCAGCACTCTTGAGACATGGATAAAAGGTTTCGGGTTCTCAGTCATGACAGATAGTGATAAAAAGGCACATTCAGATTATcctattttgttttttcaagGTACAGTCCTGTGTCAGAAATTCTTAAAGAGATCCCTTCTGCAAGATTAA
- the LOC8265300 gene encoding mitochondrial outer membrane protein porin 2, producing the protein MSKGPGLFSDFGKKAGDLLNKDYSTDHKIAVSSSFASGGITSSLYTKGGLSSGDVATQLKFKNGSLDIKINTESNILATLTATELPSSTKVIASVKLPDYNSGKLEVQYFHEHAGITAAAGLNHSPVVDVSATIGTPTIAFGAETSYTTATGEFPKYNAGVRYSTADSNASVILADKGDSIQVSYLHHLDLLNKGTFGGMISRKFSTNENTLTVACSYVVDPQTVLKAKLNNHGNLGALLQHEINPKSLLTLSGSFDTKNLQKNPKFGLALSLKP; encoded by the exons ATGAGCAAAGGACCTGGATTATTCTCTGATTTCGGCAAGAAAGCAGGAG ATTTACTAAACAAGGACTACAGTACCGATCATAAGATAGCCGTTTCTTCTTCCTTCGCTTCTGGA GGTATCACATCAAGTTTGTACACAAAGGGAGGCCTGTCCTCTGGGGATGTGGCAACACAACTGAAATTCAAGAATGGCTCGCTTGACATCAAAATCAACACAGAATCAAAT ATCCTAGCTACCCTTACAGCAACAGAACTTCCATCATCCACAAAAGTTATAGCTTCTGTTAAACTGCCTGATTACAATTCTGGCAAG TTGGAGGTACAATATTTCCATGAACACGCTGGTATCACTGCAGCTGCCGGATTGAACCATTCTCCTGTTGTTGATGTCTCTGCAACTATTGGCACTCCTACAATTGCCTTTGGTGCAGAGACATCCTATACAACAGCTACTGGCGAATTTCCAAAGTACAATGCTGGTGTGCGCTACTCAACAGCAGATTCTAATGCCTCAGTTATTCT GGCTGATAAAGGAGATTCAATTCAGGTATCGTATTTGCATCACCTGGATCTTTTGAATAAAGGCACTTTTGGGGGGATGATCAGTCGAAAGTTCTCAACAAATGAGAATACATTGACAGTTGCATGTTCCTATGTGGTTGATCCTCAAACAGTACTGAAGGCGAAGCTCAACAACCATGGCAATCTTGGAGCTCTTCTACAGCACGAGATCAACCCTAAGTCCTTACTGACACTTTCTGGTTCTTTCGACACCAAAAACTTGCAAAAGAATCCCAAATTTGGGTTAGCACTCTCTCTGAAGCCTTGA
- the LOC8265303 gene encoding probable strigolactone esterase DAD2, which yields MGTTLLEALNVRVVGSGDKILVLAHGFGTDQSAWQRILPFFTQNYSIILYDLVCAGSVNPDYFDFRRYTTLDAYVDDLLNILDALRVDRCAYVGHSVSAMIGILASIRRPELFSKLILIGASPRFLNDKDYHGGFERPDIENVFTAMEANYEAWVNGFAPLAVGADVPAAVREFSRTLFNMRPDITLFVSRTVFNSDLRGILGLVKVPCCIIQTAKDVSVPASVAEYLRIHLGGRNTVEILRTEGHLPHLSAPALLAQVLRRALSR from the exons ATGGGCACTACCCTTTTAGAAGCTCTCAACGTCCGTGTTGTCGGTTCCGGCGACAAAATTCTTGTTCTAGCCCATGGATTCGGCACTGACCAATCAGCATGGCAACGCATTCTGCCCTTTTTCACTCAAAATTATAGCATAATCCTTTATGACCTTGTTTGTGCAGGCAGTGTTAATCCCGATTACTTTGATTTTAGAAGGTACACAACTCTCGACGCTTACGTTGATGACTTGCTCAACATTCTTGACGCTCTTCGTGTCGATCGCTGTGCTTATGTTGGTCACTCTGTTTCCGCCATGATTGGTATTTTAGCCTCCATTAGACGCCCTGAACTCTTCTCTAAACTCATCCTCATCGGTGCTTCTCCAAG ATTCTTGAATGATAAAGATTACCATGGAGGATTCGAGCGACCTGATATAGAGAATGTTTTCACTGCAATGGAAGCGAATTATGAGGCATGGGTCAACGGTTTTGCACCGCTAGCCGTTGGGGCTGATGTGCCTGCTGCGGTTAGAGAATTTAGCAGGACCCTTTTCAATATGAGGCCAGATATTACTTTATTTGTGTCGAGAACAGTTTTTAATAGTGATCTAAGAGGTATACTAGGCTTAGTCAAGGTACCCTGTTGCATAATTCAGACAGCCAAGGATGTCTCGGTACCAGCATCGGTGGCAGAATATTTGAGAATCCATTTGGGTGGCCGGAACACGGTGGAAATATTAAGGACAGAGGGTCATTTGCCACATTTAAGTGCCCCGGCCTTGTTGGCTCAAGTGCTCCGGCGAGCCCTTTCAagatag
- the LOC8265299 gene encoding F-box/kelch-repeat protein At5g43190, protein MFHLQKLTINIKATTSSSHQSVSPHSPASFPEMDSRIWSRLPEEILDLVLSFLPLKTFLNLRSTCKHFSSLIFSPPFMSKHNSSGSPFSSFLLLSHPQFHHRYSIYDSMLGTWRNLTLSLSFLLPCSAVNTITQSCTLLSSSHGLFCFSLPSSGSFIVCNFLAKSSRLIEFPSYPFSFESVTFVSTPSGYKIFVFCSKFSSISAFVYDSRVLSWQTFDGLEPIISDNCHQEGVFFNGLLYFTTPEPFSVVCLDLESRKWKRFSNELPGELTFVRLVSDGEGKLYLIGGIGRNGISKTMKLWELGDGGIWKEVESLPEMMCRKFVSVCYHNYEHVYCFWHQGMICICCYTWPEILYYKVSRKTWHWLPKSPSLPDKWSCGFRWFSLVPELYALV, encoded by the coding sequence ATGTTTCACTTGCAAAAACTTACCATTAATATCAAAGCAACAACCAGTAGCTCTCACCAATCTGTCAGCCCCCACTCCCCAGCCAGCTTCCCGGAGATGGATTCTCGGATCTGGAGCCGGCTCCCGGAGGAGATTCTTGATCTTGTGCTATCTTTCTTGCCTCTTAAAACATTCTTGAATCTCAGATCAACTTGTAAGCACTTTAgttctcttatattttctCCTCCTTTTATGTCTAAACACAATTCTTCTGGTTCTCCTTTCTCTTCGTTTCTTTTACTTTCTCATCCTCAGTTTCACCATCGTTACTCTATTTATGATTCTATGCTTGGCACTTGGCGCAACTTAACTTTATCGCTCTCTTTTTTGCTACCTTGTTCTGCTGTTAATACTATTACACAATCTTGCACTCTTCTCTCATCTTCCCATGGCCTATTTTGCTTTTCTCTTCCCAGTTCAGGTTCTTTTATTGTTTGCAATTTCTTGGCTAAATCTTCAAGGCTTATTGAATTCCCAAGttaccctttttcttttgagtcCGTCACTTTTGTTTCAACACCATCTGGTTAcaaaatatttgtattttgCTCCAAGTTTTCgtcaatttcagcttttgttTATGATTCAAGAGTCCTTTCTTGGCAAACATTTGATGGTCTTGAGCCAATTATAAGTGACAATTGTCATCAAGAAGGTGTTTTCTTTAATGGGTTATTGTATTTTACTACTCCAGAGCCATTTTCAGTAGTGTGCCTTGATTTGGAGAGCAGAAAGTGGAAGAGATTTAGCAATGAATTGCCAGGAGAGCTTACTTTTGTTAGGTTGGTGAGTGATGGTGAAGGGAAATTGTATCTAATTGGTGGGATTGGAAGAAATGGGATTTCAAAGACGATGAAATTATGGGAATTGGGTGATGGAGGGATATGGAAGGAAGTTGAGAGTTTACCGGAAATGATGTGTAGAAAATTTGTGTCAGTTTGCTATCATAATTATGAGCATGTTTATTGCTTTTGGCATCAAGGGATGATCTGTATTTGCTGCTATACCTGGCCAGAAATATTGTATTACAAGGTATCAAGAAAGACATGGCATTGGCTGCCTAAATCCCCTTCATTGCCTGATAAATGGAGCTGTGGATTCAGGTGGTTTTCTCTTGTTCCAGAGTTGTATGCTTTAGTTTGA